In the genome of Rhodoplanes sp. Z2-YC6860, one region contains:
- a CDS encoding VOC family protein: MQVTGLFHVAIKTNDLDATVKFYTDVLGMKLVHRPDFGFPGAWIAAGDGVPIVHIYAGGPALVDGRTPYGTGSLDHVSLTIKGWDECLERVKKLGYDWRAAIVPGTSLWQIFVHDPSGVMMELTFDGKVEGRPTPEIPADRVYQAGKPFGSLKAKAA, from the coding sequence ATGCAAGTCACCGGCCTGTTCCACGTGGCAATCAAGACCAACGATCTCGATGCCACGGTGAAGTTCTACACCGACGTGCTCGGCATGAAGCTCGTGCACCGTCCGGACTTCGGCTTTCCCGGCGCCTGGATCGCGGCCGGAGACGGCGTGCCGATCGTGCATATCTATGCCGGTGGCCCCGCGCTGGTCGACGGCAGGACGCCATACGGCACCGGCTCGCTCGATCACGTCAGCCTCACCATCAAGGGATGGGACGAGTGCCTCGAGCGCGTGAAGAAGCTCGGCTACGACTGGCGCGCTGCGATCGTGCCAGGCACGTCGCTGTGGCAGATCTTCGTGCACGATCCGAGCGGCGTGATGATGGAGCTCACGTTCGACGGTAAGGTCGAAGGGCGGCCGACGCCGGAGATTCCTGCAGATCGTGTGTACCAGGCCGGCAAGCCGTTCGGTTCTCTTAAAGCAAAAGCGGCCTAG
- a CDS encoding amino acid ABC transporter substrate-binding protein, giving the protein MLRKLKLGLLAAAAGVLALALPSAGPAKAQSGEPIKIGFSMSLTGPLSPNGKQSLLGLQIWEEEVNAKGGLLGRPVKLIYYDDQSQSAPVPGIYTKLLDVDKVDLLLGPYATVPSAAAMPVVMQKQKLFIILFGLGVNTEFNYDKFFAMIPSGPDPKPSFTVGFFDAAAAQNPKPQTVAFVAADQEFSKNACDGAKENAKKHGFKTVYDRAYPPSTTDFSPVVRAIQAANPDIVAVCSYPLDSVGLVKAVNEINFKPKMIGGAMVGLQATGIKNQLGPLLNGWVNYETWVPDKKMMYAGTEEFFKKYQAKAQAAGVDPLGYYLGGWGYAYAQVLEQAIKETKSLKDAELATYIHKATFKTIHGDIKFGKNGEWEKSGMLQVQYHNIKQGAGLETWRGMDYQTVLTPDNLKTGTLIYPFEKARQ; this is encoded by the coding sequence ATGCTTCGCAAACTAAAGCTTGGATTGCTTGCGGCCGCGGCCGGCGTGCTTGCGCTGGCGCTGCCGTCGGCAGGGCCTGCCAAGGCGCAGTCGGGAGAGCCGATCAAGATCGGCTTCTCGATGTCGCTGACCGGCCCGCTGTCGCCCAACGGCAAGCAGTCGCTCCTCGGCCTGCAGATCTGGGAGGAAGAGGTCAACGCCAAGGGCGGGCTGCTCGGCCGTCCGGTGAAGCTGATCTATTACGATGACCAGAGCCAGTCGGCGCCGGTGCCGGGCATCTACACCAAGCTGCTCGATGTCGACAAAGTCGACCTGCTGCTTGGCCCCTATGCGACCGTGCCGTCGGCCGCCGCCATGCCGGTGGTGATGCAGAAGCAGAAGCTGTTCATCATCCTGTTCGGCCTCGGCGTGAACACCGAGTTCAACTACGACAAGTTCTTCGCGATGATCCCGTCGGGGCCGGACCCGAAGCCGTCGTTCACGGTCGGCTTCTTCGATGCGGCCGCGGCGCAGAACCCGAAGCCGCAGACCGTGGCCTTCGTCGCCGCCGATCAGGAGTTCTCCAAGAACGCCTGCGACGGCGCCAAGGAGAACGCCAAGAAGCATGGCTTCAAGACGGTCTACGACCGCGCCTATCCGCCGAGCACCACCGACTTCTCACCCGTCGTGCGCGCCATCCAGGCGGCGAACCCCGACATCGTCGCGGTGTGCTCGTATCCGCTCGACTCGGTCGGTCTGGTGAAGGCGGTCAACGAGATCAACTTCAAGCCGAAGATGATCGGCGGCGCCATGGTCGGCCTGCAGGCGACCGGCATCAAGAACCAGCTCGGCCCGCTGCTCAACGGCTGGGTCAACTACGAGACCTGGGTGCCGGACAAGAAGATGATGTATGCGGGCACCGAGGAGTTCTTCAAGAAATACCAGGCGAAGGCCCAGGCGGCCGGTGTCGATCCGCTCGGCTATTACCTCGGCGGCTGGGGCTATGCCTATGCCCAGGTGCTGGAGCAGGCCATCAAGGAGACCAAGAGCCTGAAGGACGCCGAGCTCGCGACCTACATTCACAAAGCCACGTTCAAGACCATCCATGGCGACATCAAGTTCGGCAAGAATGGCGAGTGGGAGAAGTCGGGCATGCTGCAGGTGCAGTACCACAACATCAAGCAGGGCGCGGGGCTCGAGACCTGGCGTGGCATGGACTATCAGACCGTTCTGACTCCGGACAATCTGAAGACCGGCACCCTGATCTATCCGTTCGAGAAGGCGAGACAATAA
- a CDS encoding VOC family protein codes for MPLNYMEHFLLQTEDIEATKDWYVKVLGFRVGPSPDFKFPVYWLYLGDRDVLHITTGGKNVSDNRKKYVGQQSDASAGTGVIDHIGFRTTGLHEMIDHLKKNNIEFKERQVDDQGLYQLFLFDPNGVKIELNFANSEVQGRKAELSAKDLTPATH; via the coding sequence ATGCCCCTCAACTACATGGAACACTTCCTCCTGCAGACGGAGGACATCGAGGCCACCAAGGACTGGTATGTCAAAGTGCTGGGCTTCCGCGTCGGCCCCTCGCCGGATTTCAAATTTCCGGTCTACTGGCTGTATCTCGGCGACCGCGATGTGCTGCACATCACCACCGGCGGCAAGAACGTCAGCGACAATCGCAAGAAATACGTCGGGCAGCAGTCCGACGCCTCGGCGGGCACCGGCGTGATCGATCACATCGGCTTCCGCACCACCGGCCTCCACGAGATGATCGACCATCTCAAGAAGAACAACATCGAGTTCAAGGAGCGGCAGGTCGACGACCAAGGGCTCTATCAGCTTTTCCTGTTCGATCCGAACGGCGTGAAGATCGAATTGAACTTCGCGAATTCCGAGGTGCAGGGTCGCAAGGCGGAGCTTTCCGCCAAAGACCTGACGCCCGCGACGCACTAG
- a CDS encoding cyclase family protein: MPRQIIDISIPVQNDVAADPPGLGPSIRYFDHKKTAEDLCSFFPGLTPDDLPDREGWAIEWLKISTHCGTHLDAPYHFASTMDRGKRAATIDEVPLEWCFQPAIKLDFRHFPSGYVVSAKDVEAELKRIDHKLSPLEIVVVNTSAGAAYGKPDYVATGCGMGREATLYLLEQGVRVTGTDGWSWDAPFVHAKAKYAETHDPKIIWEGHRAGREIGYCHIEKLHNLEKLPAKGFMVSCFPVKIHAASAGWTRAIAIIG, encoded by the coding sequence ATGCCGCGCCAGATCATCGATATCTCGATTCCCGTGCAGAACGACGTGGCGGCAGATCCGCCGGGACTCGGCCCAAGCATCCGCTACTTCGACCACAAGAAGACCGCGGAGGATCTCTGCAGTTTCTTTCCGGGACTCACGCCCGACGACCTGCCCGACCGCGAAGGCTGGGCGATCGAGTGGCTGAAGATATCGACTCATTGCGGCACGCATCTCGATGCGCCCTATCACTTCGCCTCGACCATGGACCGCGGCAAGCGTGCCGCGACCATCGACGAAGTGCCTTTGGAGTGGTGCTTCCAGCCGGCCATCAAGCTCGACTTCCGCCATTTCCCAAGCGGCTATGTGGTGAGCGCGAAGGATGTCGAGGCCGAACTCAAGCGCATCGATCACAAGCTTTCGCCGCTCGAGATCGTGGTGGTCAACACCAGCGCCGGCGCGGCCTACGGCAAACCCGACTATGTCGCCACCGGCTGCGGCATGGGCCGCGAGGCCACGCTCTATCTGCTGGAGCAAGGCGTGCGCGTCACCGGCACGGACGGCTGGAGCTGGGACGCGCCGTTCGTTCACGCCAAAGCCAAATATGCCGAGACGCACGATCCCAAGATCATCTGGGAAGGCCACCGCGCCGGCCGCGAGATCGGCTACTGCCATATCGAGAAGCTGCACAACCTCGAGAAGCTGCCCGCGAAAGGCTTCATGGTGAGCTGCTTCCCGGTGAAGATTCACGCGGCATCCGCGGGCTGGACTCGCGCCATCGCGATCATCGGGTAG
- a CDS encoding c-type cytochrome: protein MKRNHLIPYAAALLIGALHAPLHAETLAERAAPCLACHGENGQSETPEVPSLGGQPAPYLLIQLYLFREKQRTQEIMNDQTKGFTDDDLRNFSDFVAKLPPPQAAADGADAGRIERAKVLITQHRCNACHNLDLSGKENVPRIAAQREDYLVKTMREYKNNTRHGYEATMAEVLNPVTDEQIVDLAYYIARFK, encoded by the coding sequence ATGAAACGCAACCATCTGATCCCGTACGCCGCCGCGCTGCTGATCGGCGCGCTTCATGCGCCGCTGCACGCCGAGACGCTGGCGGAACGTGCCGCGCCCTGCCTTGCCTGCCATGGCGAGAACGGACAGTCCGAGACGCCGGAGGTGCCGTCGCTCGGCGGCCAGCCTGCGCCTTACCTTCTGATCCAGCTCTACCTGTTCCGCGAGAAGCAGCGGACCCAGGAGATCATGAACGACCAGACCAAGGGCTTCACCGACGACGATCTGCGGAATTTCTCCGACTTCGTCGCCAAGCTGCCGCCGCCGCAAGCGGCCGCGGATGGCGCCGATGCCGGCCGCATCGAGCGCGCCAAGGTGCTGATCACTCAGCATCGCTGCAACGCCTGTCACAATCTCGATCTGTCGGGGAAAGAGAACGTCCCGCGCATCGCTGCACAGCGCGAGGACTACCTGGTCAAGACGATGCGCGAATACAAGAACAACACGCGCCACGGCTACGAAGCCACCATGGCGGAGGTGCTGAACCCTGTCACCGACGAGCAGATCGTCGATCTGGCTTATTACATCGCGCGGTTCAAATAG
- a CDS encoding PQQ-dependent sugar dehydrogenase → MSSSTSYRRGVLYAGSLALLAAAAMPALAQQSPAPAPAAAAPAAPAAAPLPPGSPLIGRPEGSEAAAKLAPVAAPPLPAAADKLPTAQLKLPPGFNIEVYASGIANARSLRVGDKGTVFVGTRLGNKVSAIVNKDGKTEVRTLAEGLYRPNGLAYHKGTLYIAELSQISKIENVEDKLDKPQKPVVFYTDLPKDEAHGWKFIAIGPDEKLYVPVGQPGNNVLHDKDHGQIRRINLDGTGRVNVAVGVRNTVGFDWNPVNKQLYFSDNQRDWLSESKPEDELNRITKEGEHFGAPYCYQGDIVDPDLGWGKSCSDYTKPIMLTGPHSAGLGMRFYTGNMFPKKYKNAIFLARHGSWNKTNKFGGDVIAIFLNKDGTVKSSEPFVTGFLVDNKYIGRPVDVQQMADGSLLLSDDWNGVVYRITYGKPPKTASR, encoded by the coding sequence ATGTCGAGTTCAACGTCGTACCGGCGTGGTGTTCTGTACGCCGGAAGTTTGGCTTTGCTGGCGGCTGCGGCCATGCCGGCCTTGGCCCAGCAATCGCCAGCACCCGCGCCGGCAGCAGCCGCGCCCGCGGCGCCCGCCGCAGCGCCGCTGCCGCCCGGCTCGCCGCTGATTGGCCGGCCTGAGGGCAGCGAAGCCGCCGCCAAGCTCGCGCCGGTCGCTGCGCCGCCGCTTCCCGCGGCCGCTGACAAGCTGCCGACCGCGCAGCTCAAGTTGCCGCCAGGCTTCAACATCGAGGTTTATGCCAGCGGCATCGCCAACGCGCGCTCGCTGCGTGTCGGCGACAAAGGCACCGTGTTCGTCGGCACGAGGCTCGGCAACAAGGTCTCCGCCATCGTCAACAAGGACGGCAAGACTGAGGTGAGGACCCTTGCCGAGGGACTCTACCGCCCGAACGGTCTCGCCTATCACAAGGGCACGCTCTACATCGCCGAACTGTCGCAGATCTCCAAGATCGAAAATGTCGAGGACAAGCTCGACAAGCCGCAGAAGCCGGTGGTGTTCTACACCGATCTGCCGAAGGACGAGGCCCACGGCTGGAAGTTCATCGCCATCGGCCCTGACGAGAAGCTTTATGTGCCGGTCGGTCAGCCGGGCAACAACGTGCTGCACGACAAGGACCACGGTCAGATTCGCCGCATCAATCTTGACGGCACCGGCCGCGTGAACGTCGCGGTCGGCGTGCGCAACACGGTCGGATTCGACTGGAATCCGGTCAACAAGCAGCTCTACTTCTCGGACAACCAGCGCGACTGGCTGTCCGAAAGCAAGCCGGAAGACGAGCTGAACCGCATCACCAAGGAGGGGGAGCATTTCGGCGCGCCCTACTGCTACCAGGGTGACATCGTCGATCCGGACTTGGGTTGGGGTAAAAGCTGCAGCGACTACACCAAGCCGATCATGCTGACCGGCCCACACTCGGCCGGCCTCGGCATGCGCTTCTACACGGGCAACATGTTCCCGAAGAAGTACAAGAACGCCATCTTCCTGGCCCGTCACGGCTCGTGGAACAAGACCAACAAGTTCGGCGGTGACGTCATCGCCATCTTCCTGAACAAGGATGGCACGGTGAAGTCGTCGGAGCCGTTCGTGACCGGCTTCCTGGTCGACAACAAGTACATCGGCCGCCCGGTCGACGTGCAGCAGATGGCGGACGGTTCGCTGCTGCTGTCGGACGACTGGAACGGCGTGGTCTACCGCATCACCTACGGCAAGCCGCCGAAGACGGCGAGCCGCTGA
- the pqqE gene encoding pyrroloquinoline quinone biosynthesis protein PqqE, producing the protein MADSKPLTRPLGLLAELTHRCPLGCPYCSNPLELDRREDELDAATWARVFVEAAALGVLHVHLSGGEPGTRRDLVDIAAHAREAGLYTNLITSGVGITTRTLRDLWEAGLDHVQVSIQDFDAVSADHIAGYRGAFQRKHALAAEAVRLGLPLTVNLVVHRANIEHLSDMVDLALKLKASRIEIAHVQYYGWALKNRAALMPTAEQVQRAAVEVEELRKKHHGAIVIDAVVPDYHARLPKPCVGGWGKRSLNVTPAGKVLPCHAAESIPGLEFWNVREHSLAEIWTSSPAFNAFRGTDFLPEPCVSCERREIDYGGCRCQAFLLTGDARATDPVCHKSPHHEQVTALAAVQEDRPYDYRRM; encoded by the coding sequence GTGGCGGACTCGAAACCGCTGACCAGACCCTTGGGCCTGCTGGCCGAGCTGACGCATCGGTGTCCGCTCGGCTGTCCTTATTGTTCCAACCCGCTAGAGCTCGACCGGCGCGAGGATGAACTCGATGCCGCCACGTGGGCGCGCGTGTTCGTCGAAGCGGCGGCGCTTGGCGTGCTGCATGTGCATCTCTCCGGTGGCGAGCCCGGTACGCGGCGCGATCTCGTCGACATCGCGGCCCATGCCCGCGAGGCGGGGCTCTATACCAATCTGATCACATCGGGCGTCGGCATCACCACGCGCACCTTGCGCGATCTCTGGGAGGCCGGGCTCGATCACGTCCAGGTTTCGATCCAGGACTTCGATGCAGTGTCCGCCGATCACATCGCCGGCTATCGCGGCGCGTTCCAAAGAAAGCATGCACTAGCCGCGGAAGCCGTGCGGCTCGGCTTGCCGCTCACCGTCAATCTCGTGGTGCATCGCGCCAACATCGAGCACTTGTCCGACATGGTCGATCTGGCGCTGAAGCTCAAGGCCAGCCGCATCGAGATCGCCCATGTGCAGTATTACGGCTGGGCGCTGAAAAACCGCGCTGCGCTGATGCCGACCGCCGAGCAGGTGCAACGCGCCGCGGTCGAGGTCGAGGAGTTGCGCAAAAAACATCACGGCGCGATCGTGATCGACGCGGTGGTGCCGGACTATCACGCGCGGCTGCCCAAGCCCTGCGTCGGCGGCTGGGGCAAGCGGTCACTCAACGTGACGCCCGCCGGCAAGGTATTGCCGTGTCATGCCGCGGAGTCGATCCCGGGTCTGGAGTTCTGGAATGTGCGCGAGCATTCGCTCGCCGAAATCTGGACGTCGTCGCCGGCCTTCAACGCATTCCGCGGCACTGATTTTTTGCCGGAGCCGTGCGTCAGCTGTGAGCGGCGCGAGATCGACTACGGAGGGTGCCGCTGCCAGGCATTCCTGCTGACCGGCGACGCGCGGGCGACCGATCCGGTGTGTCACAAATCGCCTCATCACGAGCAGGTGACCGCGCTTGCGGCGGTGCAGGAAGACCGCCCTTACGACTATCGTCGGATGTAA
- the pqqD gene encoding pyrroloquinoline quinone biosynthesis peptide chaperone PqqD translates to MTDSVTIAPDAKPRLPRGVRLTNSEAQGGWVLLAPERIFKADAIAVEILKRCTGEATYTAIVDDLASTFKAPRDRIDADVTKLLTGLAEKKLLEL, encoded by the coding sequence GTGACCGACAGTGTAACGATCGCGCCGGACGCAAAGCCCAGACTGCCGCGTGGCGTCCGGCTGACGAACAGCGAGGCCCAGGGCGGCTGGGTGCTGCTCGCCCCCGAGCGCATTTTCAAGGCTGACGCCATCGCCGTTGAAATTCTCAAGCGCTGCACCGGCGAAGCGACCTATACGGCCATCGTCGACGACCTTGCCAGCACGTTTAAGGCCCCGCGCGACCGGATCGATGCCGACGTGACGAAGCTGCTGACGGGACTCGCCGAGAAGAAGCTGCTGGAGCTCTAG
- a CDS encoding Bug family tripartite tricarboxylate transporter substrate binding protein, whose protein sequence is MRPGMGFWRAAAVAAILAAPAAAQADDYPNKPVTFVTPAAAGNSPDVVTRLVADKLTQMWKQQVVVINRPGAGGLIAAQAAAALPKDGYSIYMTQASTYTVLPIQQEGKMGVDLQKAFTAVGMVGEQPIAVGVNKDVKANNVAELIKLANDTPGGMLFAATNRGGQSHLTGELFRERSKANISFVHAAGASVSVNDVVAGRIPMMFEGLAGLAPGTQNGGIRLLGVASEKRLPNVPDLPTMSETVPGVVSSGWIVMMVPEGVPDAIVQKLNKDLRVAVADPAVVERMQQLGTYSRDYTPEQTTQFMRNEEKLWWPIVRKVVAEDQKK, encoded by the coding sequence ATGCGTCCGGGAATGGGATTTTGGCGCGCCGCCGCCGTAGCCGCGATCTTGGCTGCACCGGCCGCAGCCCAGGCTGACGACTATCCGAACAAGCCGGTTACCTTCGTGACCCCGGCCGCCGCCGGGAACAGCCCCGATGTGGTGACCCGCCTGGTCGCCGACAAGCTGACGCAGATGTGGAAACAGCAGGTCGTGGTGATCAACCGGCCCGGCGCCGGCGGGCTGATCGCGGCGCAGGCCGCGGCCGCGCTGCCGAAGGACGGCTATTCGATCTACATGACCCAGGCCTCGACCTACACGGTTCTGCCGATCCAGCAGGAAGGCAAGATGGGCGTCGACCTGCAGAAGGCCTTCACGGCGGTCGGCATGGTCGGTGAGCAGCCGATTGCCGTGGGCGTGAACAAGGACGTCAAGGCGAACAACGTGGCCGAGCTGATCAAGCTCGCCAACGACACGCCCGGCGGCATGCTGTTCGCGGCGACCAATCGCGGCGGCCAGTCGCATCTGACCGGTGAGCTGTTCCGCGAGCGCTCCAAGGCCAACATCTCGTTCGTGCACGCGGCGGGCGCCTCGGTGTCGGTCAACGACGTGGTCGCGGGCCGCATCCCGATGATGTTCGAAGGGCTCGCAGGCCTCGCGCCGGGCACCCAGAACGGCGGCATCCGCCTCCTCGGCGTCGCATCCGAGAAGCGCCTGCCGAACGTGCCCGACCTGCCGACCATGAGCGAGACCGTGCCGGGCGTGGTGTCGAGCGGCTGGATCGTGATGATGGTGCCGGAGGGCGTGCCTGACGCGATCGTGCAGAAGCTCAACAAGGATCTGCGTGTCGCTGTGGCTGATCCGGCGGTGGTCGAGCGGATGCAGCAGCTCGGCACCTATTCGCGCGATTACACGCCGGAGCAGACCACGCAGTTCATGCGCAACGAAGAGAAGCTGTGGTGGCCGATCGTCCGCAAGGTGGTGGCTGAAGATCAGAAGAAGTGA
- the pqqB gene encoding pyrroloquinoline quinone biosynthesis protein PqqB, giving the protein MGFTAIVLGAAAGGGYPQWNCNCDVCRLAWVGDARVRPRTQASLAVSADRKHWTLLNASPDLRAQIQAIPALQPREGKRGSPIDCVVLTGAEIDQTAGLLNLRERSPFAIMGTAATLAAVAGNPMFGALAPDVVRRRAIAPGEKFVVGEGLTAELFIVPGKVPLYLEGENPATAEESAANVGIEITDGRVRLAYVPGAAAVPPALRERLSRANAIMFDGTLFTDDEMIRAELGEKTGRRMGHMPVDGPDGSIAALNGLPARRIFVHINNTNPILVDGSPERRRVEAAGWEVAWDGMEIVL; this is encoded by the coding sequence ATGGGTTTCACCGCCATCGTTCTTGGTGCGGCGGCGGGCGGTGGTTATCCGCAATGGAATTGTAACTGCGATGTCTGCCGGCTCGCCTGGGTCGGCGACGCGCGCGTGCGTCCGCGGACGCAGGCAAGCCTTGCTGTTTCAGCCGACCGCAAGCACTGGACGCTACTCAACGCATCTCCCGATCTTCGCGCGCAAATTCAGGCGATCCCGGCGCTGCAGCCCCGTGAAGGCAAGCGTGGCAGTCCCATCGATTGCGTGGTGCTCACCGGCGCCGAAATCGATCAGACCGCGGGGCTTTTGAATCTCCGCGAGCGCTCGCCCTTCGCCATCATGGGCACGGCCGCGACGCTTGCCGCCGTCGCCGGCAATCCGATGTTCGGCGCGCTCGCGCCCGACGTGGTGCGCCGCCGCGCCATCGCGCCAGGCGAGAAATTCGTCGTCGGCGAGGGGCTGACGGCCGAACTGTTCATAGTGCCGGGCAAGGTGCCGCTCTATCTCGAGGGCGAAAATCCGGCGACCGCCGAAGAGAGTGCGGCCAACGTCGGCATCGAGATCACCGACGGCCGCGTGCGGCTCGCCTATGTGCCGGGAGCAGCCGCCGTGCCGCCTGCGCTCCGCGAGCGCTTGTCACGCGCCAACGCGATCATGTTCGACGGCACGTTGTTCACCGACGACGAGATGATCCGCGCGGAGCTGGGTGAAAAAACTGGCCGCCGCATGGGCCACATGCCGGTCGACGGACCGGACGGCTCGATCGCCGCGCTGAATGGTCTTCCCGCGCGGCGCATCTTCGTGCACATCAACAACACCAATCCGATCCTGGTCGACGGCTCGCCTGAGCGCCGCCGCGTCGAGGCCGCCGGCTGGGAGGTGGCGTGGGACGGCATGGAGATTGTGCTGTAA
- the pqqA gene encoding pyrroloquinoline quinone precursor peptide PqqA, with protein sequence MKSEDTTMAWTTPTLVEICVGLEINGYLPAEF encoded by the coding sequence ATGAAGTCAGAGGATACGACCATGGCCTGGACCACCCCGACTCTCGTCGAAATCTGCGTCGGCCTCGAGATCAACGGCTACCTGCCGGCGGAATTCTGA
- a CDS encoding pyruvate dehydrogenase complex dihydrolipoamide acetyltransferase, with product MPQLGETVAEGKITKWFVTPGTAVKPGDNLFEIETDKVSMEVPSITTGTLSEIRVNAGDVAPVGAVVAIIAGECGATASKPEASAPVAAAPAPSKPALAPVAPARASVQSQPAPGNFAYANLDPFFEVRTPSRNFGAAKTTGGTSVTPLARRLAGENGIDLSRVSGSGPRGRIVAADVEKAIGSGAGRAAPAMATGASAEQTKALYQGVDFEEVPLDGMRKTIATRLVEAKQTIPHFYLVGDVTMDALMRLREEANAGAPKAGEAAAYKLSVNDFVIKALALALQRVPAANAVWAGDRILRFKHSDVGVAVALDGGLLTPVIRNADQKSLSAISNEMKDLATRAKDKKLKPAEYQGGASAISNLGMYGVREFSAIINPPHATILAVGASQRRPVEAEDGSVKFVSQMTVTLSCDHRVVDGALGAELLAAFKALIENPVMMLV from the coding sequence ATGCCGCAACTCGGCGAGACTGTCGCCGAGGGCAAGATCACCAAGTGGTTCGTCACGCCGGGCACGGCTGTGAAGCCGGGCGACAACCTGTTCGAGATCGAGACCGACAAGGTGTCGATGGAGGTGCCGTCGATCACGACCGGCACCTTGAGCGAGATCAGGGTGAATGCCGGCGATGTCGCGCCGGTCGGTGCCGTGGTGGCGATCATCGCGGGCGAGTGCGGTGCGACCGCGAGCAAGCCGGAGGCAAGCGCGCCCGTGGCTGCAGCACCGGCTCCATCGAAGCCCGCGCTCGCTCCGGTCGCGCCTGCGCGGGCGAGCGTTCAGAGCCAACCGGCTCCAGGCAATTTCGCTTACGCCAATCTCGATCCGTTCTTCGAGGTGCGTACGCCATCGCGCAACTTCGGCGCGGCGAAGACCACCGGCGGCACGTCCGTCACGCCGCTCGCGCGCCGACTTGCCGGCGAGAACGGCATCGACCTGTCGCGTGTTTCCGGTTCAGGCCCGCGCGGCCGTATCGTTGCGGCCGATGTCGAGAAGGCGATCGGCAGCGGCGCAGGCCGCGCCGCGCCCGCGATGGCGACGGGCGCATCGGCCGAGCAAACCAAGGCGCTCTACCAGGGCGTCGACTTCGAGGAGGTGCCGCTCGACGGCATGCGCAAGACGATCGCCACGCGCCTCGTCGAAGCCAAGCAGACCATTCCGCATTTCTATCTCGTCGGCGACGTGACGATGGATGCGTTGATGCGCCTGCGCGAGGAGGCCAATGCCGGCGCGCCGAAGGCGGGTGAGGCCGCGGCCTACAAGCTCTCGGTCAACGACTTCGTCATCAAGGCGCTGGCGCTGGCGCTGCAACGCGTGCCGGCGGCCAACGCGGTCTGGGCCGGCGATCGCATCCTGCGTTTCAAGCACTCCGACGTCGGCGTCGCGGTGGCGCTGGACGGCGGCTTGCTGACCCCGGTGATCCGCAACGCCGACCAGAAGTCGCTGTCCGCGATCTCCAACGAGATGAAGGACCTCGCCACCCGCGCCAAAGACAAGAAGCTCAAGCCCGCTGAATATCAGGGCGGCGCTTCGGCGATCTCCAATCTCGGCATGTATGGCGTTCGTGAATTCTCGGCGATCATCAATCCGCCGCACGCCACGATCCTGGCAGTCGGCGCCTCCCAGCGGCGGCCGGTCGAGGCCGAGGATGGCTCGGTGAAGTTCGTCAGCCAGATGACGGTGACGCTGTCCTGCGACCACCGCGTCGTGGATGGCGCGCTGGGGGCCGAATTGCTCGCCGCCTTCAAGGCGCTGATCGAAAATCCGGTGATGATGCTGGTGTAG